The stretch of DNA AGCACTCAAAAGGAAGAATAATGCGATGACTTGTATTTCATCATGGACACAATGATAACTGAGCAAGAAGTCAATTCACAATGAAGAGAGCCAGATTCCTGATCTTATCACTTGTTGCATAAAATGGCATAGGATACCCCAGCAACTTATCTAACATTCCTTGTTTTCAAGATTAGTAATGATTACCAATTATATGCTACTTAAAATCTCCCCCTATATTGGAAATGATTTCCCACTTATAAGTTCACCTTCTACTGCACCCacaccttcaactttccaatgcTGAAGATGAAGAGAACAGAGCTCCTTCTCTATCTTCTTCTCATATGGACAATATGGGCAGCATGTCAACATGATTATAACTTCATCCCCATGGCTCAAGCTATAAAAGGAGGCAAGTTACTACTAATGCGACTAATGAATGAATGTGATACACTATTTTCTTCTTTCATGATATAATAGCTGAAACAAATCGTGTTTTATCTATTTTGAGTCCAGGATTTCCTACACCAAGCAGTTACATGATTTTAGTAAACAAGTATATCAATGGATCTAAACTCTAGCTTCTTTATCGCAGTTAAGTCCAATAAAAGCTCACTGTTCTACACCTTGAGATCAACAAGAGGACACATTCTTGCTAATTTGGTAAGTCTCGTAATATGGAGTTTCTATTCCCCAGTGTTTTATACATGTATTCTCTAATCAAACTATTCTGAAGCAGGGCAAGTATGCGAAGATTTATAAATCACCATCTGGGCCAAACCCAACTGGAAATCATCGTCCACCATCAAGGGCCAAACCCAACAGGAAATCATCGTCTACCATCAAGCCATGAACAGAAGAATGAGCTAGCCGTATAATTGGAGGTTAGACATATGTGCAGTACTTAGACGATTTCATCTTTAGGCTATTGTATTTGCACAAACAGTGGGATATCCTTAAAGATTGGAATTACATTCTCCTTTATTTACTAAACGGTGCGGAAGAGTGGTGTTTATCTAATCTAAAGACCTTACTACTTCACTCCTAATATGCTCGACTGCAaataacattttttttttttttttttgataaccgtggtgtTCCTTTGAGATTGGAATTACATTCTCCTTTATTTACTAAAGGGTCCAGAAGAGTGATGTTTATCTAATCTAAAGACCTTACTACTTCACTCCTGATATGCTCCTGCAaataacattttttttttttgataaccgtggtgtccgggccagcttgcgcaactcgactaattccacgggataccgTCCAtctcccaccagcaacaggtaccaggtaactctatccaccaaaaCTTGGATAgatgagaagaaatcacttaGTATTTGActccgctgggatttgaacctgagacctcatggttctcacccacttcattgaccacaagtccacacccttgggtgcaccGCAAATAACATTATCAATTTACAACTATCAAAATCTAGTTTAACAACTATCAAAATCTAGAAGTAAAAATCCCAGAGGTCATTCTCAAATCTAACAAGATCAAGACAGTTTTGAGTAAGCAGGTACTGAAATCGAAGCTCATTTATTGAAGACCAACTCAAGCCCAAGCTCCTAGGAAAGCAAACTAATCTTGTAGGTCACAAAAGAACAAGTCGCGTACTAGCATCAGTAATGCAGAGGTACGGATGAACATTATGGTAATGACTAGTGAGGAAAATATTGGAAACCTTGGGCCAGCTGCTTAAAATTCTGTGGTGCCACCGCCTTACTGCAAACTTTGATGCATCCTCTCATCAGAACACACTAGTGCTCGCTCAGGTCGTGGTTAATATTTGTATGATAATTGCGACAATAAAGCCCCATGCTACACATTAAAGAATATGGTATAATTCAGCTTTTCTTAGCTAAGCTCGTGGTTACACTTGAAAGAGCCTGAATAAATCCGAAAAAATTTGCCAGCTCATCAGGCTTTCTTCATTTAGCAAACAGTCCTTAAATAGCTGACCGGCATGAAAATGGCCACTATACACAGACTAAGATACAGATTTATCAAATATACAAGCTAAATTGCCAACTAAAGTATGTTGTCTCTCTTCTGCTATAGTTTATGCGTGTAGTCTCTAATCAAACCGTTGTGAAGCAGGGCAACACACAGGTCCATACACCACCACTGGGCCAAACCCAACTAGCAATCATCCCGCACCATCAAGGCCATGACCAGAAGAACGAGCTAGCAGTACGAGAACATAAAATTTATTTAGAGTTGGAGGTTAGAATATATGTAATAAGTAGTTAGAAGATTTTATATTTAGGCCATTGTATTTGTACAAACAGTGGGATATCTTTGGATTGGAATTTCATTATCCTTCACCAACTAAGTGATCAGAAGAGTAATGCTCATCTAGTCTAAAGTGCTTGCTGCTCCATTTCTGATGTGCTCACTGCTAACTAATATTTTCAATTCGTAATTATCAAATTTAATTCAGTAAATTTTGAAAAAGTTATTAATTCTACAGGACACTTTCAAATGTCAACAAAATGAAAGAATTTTGTATAAGCTGGTACTCAAACCAAAGCTCATTTATGAAAACTAACTCAAACCCAAGCTACTATGAAAGCAGACTAACCTTGTAAGCAAAGAAAACAACTTCCGTATGCAGGCATCATTGATGCAGAGGCCAGGGTGAAGATTATGGTAACTAATGAGGAATAGAGGAAACCTTTGGCCCAGTGCTTAAGATTCTATCGTGTTATCACCATACTGCAGGCTTTGATAAACCTCACATCTAACACACTTATTGTCGGCTGAAGCTATGGTTTTTGTTTGCAGGAGAATTGATACAAGAAAGCCCACATGCTACGCATGAAGGGAATATGGTAGATTTAGCTTTTGCTTGCTAAGTTGGTGCTTAAACTTGAAAGCACGTGAATTCACCATTTGCATACTTGTCATGTTCTCATCTTTTGGCAAATAGCCCTTAAATAGATGACCGGCATGAAAATGGCCACTATACAACCGACTAAGATACAGATTTGTCAAATATACAAGTTAAACTGACAGCTAAAGAATTGGTTTACCACTTTATACTGCACGCTTCCTTTTTGATCTTTTGCTCTTCCTTGGACCTGAGTAATTTGGAACTTCTTTACTACTGCTAGAAGCATAAGCCTCTTCTAGAACTTCTTCATCCTGCAGTCAATATTTATCAAGTCTATAAGCTCAAACTCATAACAGTGTCTTCAAATAGAAAATTAATAGTTTGCCAGGCAGCATCAAACAAAACAATTCATTTTCGGGGTACAAAGAAGTTATTCTTTTCCCTCTTCTTTGAACTGAAAAAATAAAGATATTGAATTGTTTCAGAGCAACTTAAGTATCCATGAGCCTAGAATTGCGTATGCATATATCTCTAGTCTCTGAGTGAAGTCCATAGCCCTTACAGCCTGATCGCATAACCAATCAGTATGAATTTTTgcgcaagattattgataaaaaattgcATTTTTGAGTACTCTCCTTGCGTGAGATACATAGAAAAGAAATTATTTAGAAGACCAGTGGCATAGAATTTTCAGATTGTTCTTTCGTCAACCGCTTCCTCTCGAGCAAACATATTACCAAAAATAGACAGAAATCTATAGGGAAACACTGAAAATTGGCATGTATAATGGAATACATATTAGACCAAAAATCTAGAGCAGACATGTCTTCATGCACTTCAATTTACTGAAAAGCAGAATCACTGGTTTTAATGATTAGAGGAGTCGAGGTGCGCAAGCTGGGACAGGACACTACgattatcaaaataaaataaaataaaataagaataattAGGGGAGTCAAGACACCCCTAAATAAAAACAAACTCCAATCGAATGGAGAAAATCTATTATCAGACAGCAAAAAGATACAAAAACACAACTATGTTTTTCTAATAACCGCGGTGTCTGGACAGCTTGCGCACCTCGACAAAACCCTTAACCGTAAAAACAATTCTATGTAATCATCACAATGCAATTTTTGTCTAATAGTGTTTGCGTAAGGGTTTGTAGTAACATTTTTTCAATATACGTCATTTCCGAGCTCAAACAATGTAGTCCAGCTCcctaaaacaataaaagaagatcAACTTGAGAGGTGATAAGAAAAACAAACCATGATCCTTTCCAACTCTCACAATGTGAATCTCCCtctttcttttgttcttctttatCGGGTAGTATTTCATCTCTCTCTCACACAATTGTTCTTTGGTTTGGCTGGCATAATGGGGTGTATGAGTAGCGTAGCTGTGTATCGAGATACCATGATTACCAACCATGACCAAGTGCAGGTAAAGGACTACAAATTCACATCTTTATTACATGGAAAACGGGCTTGCATCATAAATGAAAAGGAAGGATTGTACTTCCAGATAAAAAACTTTTATAATGCAATAAATCATCGTGCCTTATTAGGCCTGAGGCCTTCCATGTCTTTTATTGTCCTTGGACATGCCACTTCTTACTCATCGCCTGACTAACAACTGATTTTTAATTATACAAACATGTGTCAAATGAACTTTGACAGTCGAGATCAAATGCACAAAAAATACTTTGATGTTTACCTTGGGCTTGGTCTCATCATCTGCTTCGTCCTCGGAATCAGATGTAGAGGCTGATATTTCAACCTTATCTGTAGGGAGTGCCTTGGTtgactttttcttcttttcatctTCTTTTAGCTGCCTGAATCTGTCTCCATAAACTTTCTCGTTAGCTAAACAGGCATTGTACAAGTAGAGTAACTTTTAAATATTACACACACCTCTCTCCAGCTTGCTCAGACTGAGAGGTAGTTCTTTTTGCACGTCCAGCGCTGATGATACCACTAGCATCTCCACTCACAACAGGCTTTGCACCACCTAACTTGCGCAACCATACTTGCTGTGCCGTGGTCAGCACATTATTTGTGAACCTTGAAATTCAACATAAAAGGTGCAAGTTAAGAACTATCTTGTTTAATTGATAAAAATATCCAAAACACAAATCTATTGTTGAGTTAAGAAAGATAAGAAGGGGAAGCATGATAATTTGTCAGTTGTTGCCCCAGTGACAAGAGAGAACttaaaagaaaagcaaacataaGAGATATCGAGAAATTGTTTTGACATGTCTTTTAACCGGTAAGTTTGAAAGAGCCCAGGCAGTAAGAGGATACATATTGGTGCATAAAGGCGCAACTAAATTTCTTTATCCTCTGCCCTTAATCACAGTGATATAATCACTGGTAACAAGTGAATGGCAAGTTTCACTTTATTTATGTGCAGACGTACGTAGTTTTTTAATCAAGATGTGCAGATTTACGTAGTTgtcatttataaaaataataattcacaccGGGGTGTTTATTTGATCCTATATTTGTCTAAGACCAAAACCATAATTCTATATCAGAGGTAATAATACGTAATTACTTTAACTAAGAGCTCACCAGTAAATTGTTAACCCTGAAGGAACAGACAAAGAGAAATAGCCAATCATGAGCGGAAGGAACTTGAAAACCAGAAGCGTGTTCTTTTGAGTTGGATCATCTGTCTACGAAGAGATTTCAAGGATTTCAGAATAACATGACAGATGCACTCAAATACTAAGAACAGAAGGAACTTAGCTGAAACATAAACTCAAGTTCGTACTTGGGGAGGTTTCATTATCTCCATTGAAACATATTGCGAAATAATTAGCAGGACAGGCAAAACAAGGTAAGCCACTGTGTCATGCCAACCCAAAGGCGGATGCCCATCCTGAAAAAGTCAACAGATTTATTTTTTGAGAAGGAAAAAGTCAACAGATTTTTATGTCCGCAGTTACACTAAAATGTACTTGATATTACTAGCAGATTTATCTTTTGAGCACAAGCGCTCAAAAGAAAATCAGTTGGGTGAGATGAAAAGGGGGCAAATGCTCCAACTTTTTTGTGATTAGGAAGATTACTCAGAATGTGTATCAGGTTATGACACTGACCACAAACGGGAATAGCCAAGAAACTCCAGATCCACTTTGTCGAGCAGCTATAGTAGTCGGTCCTCCCAAAGAAGGAATCCAAAAGAAACCTTCAGTCAGCAATCCCTTTTCAGAAAGCAAAAAAAgtaaataaactcattatttaaaTCAATGAGTAAGAACGTACGATAATATTAACTTCTTTTATACCTCATTTGCCACATTAGAGAGAGCTTGATAGAGACCAATCCAAACTGGTATAGTAGCCAAAGTTGGAAAACATCCTGTTATCGTGTAgccacaaaataaataaataaataaataaatagataacCACAATGGAAGTACAAGAACTTCCAATATTCTTTACCTGGAATCTAAACTTAACATGGAACGAATTATACATCCAAACCATATAGAAGCTCAAAGCGCTCATTATTACTTTATGGCATGGTCACTTATTAACTGGCATTGACATCTGCAGTTAGTTGATGTGCTGCAATTTGCGTATGTCAAACCAATTGTAGTTTTTATATTGTAGTGGGTTAAACTTATGAATTCATTAACCTTATGGAGGTTTATTTATGCTACAACCAGTCTTTTGATGATGCAGTTAACCTTCAAATCAATGCACATTTGACAGCATATCTTAACTCTAGTGACTCTCTGTCGCAACTAAAAAGCATAGTAATTGAGTGAATCTCTCAACTCATCATGTATTTTAGAATTTTGGTATTCACATAAGGCCTTTTTAATAGGTATCCACATCAGTTTTAAACTCTCGGGCACAAAGTTGAAACCTCTGATGCCATTTATAACCACTTCAGTACAGCTATTGGCCAGACAGCTCATAGGACAATGCACCTGAAAACTTACCCAGGTTGTTAAGTAGTTAGGAGCCCTTTCTTCTTTTACAACTCATGGCCTCAAAGGAATATCGCTAGGATACACAGGAAAGAGGAGGTTGACTATACCTTAAAGTTAATATTTGTCATTTGAAGTTAAACATGAAATGAAACACATTATTGGAAGTAAATATTAACCAAAATATTATAAAGCAAATTTAAGGTCATAGAGCAGTGTTCTCTGGTATTGTGGAACTAGTTTGGGCGTCCGTGATCATCTATGCTTCCCTAACCATTGCATAAACTAAGTCAAACGTTACACACTTAGCTCGACTCAATTCACTATCTCAAAGTTCTTCCTTCACTGAAAGAAGCATTATTAGTTGATAGAGTGAGTGCTGCATTGGCCAGGGAGAAAAACTGGAGGACAGGAAGATGTTGATTCACCATTCCAGCAAGTATTTTTGGGTACTTTGGCTAGAGAGAATCAAAGATGTATTTAGGACAATGTTGTGTCTGTAAATAGTCACAAATACTAATGTTTGTACTTCTCGCTTTTTGGTGTAACATGCTAAATGTAGACGTTCCTCAGTTCCCTACATTTATAAGTGGCAACTGAGTTTTTGTATGCACCTTCAATGGAATAAAATTTCATACATATCCAAAAAAAAGGAAGTCGAGCACGTGAGtgtgttggaaaaaaaaaatcaagtgaGCGCTACGGATGAGGAACTAACTTAATGACAACTTCAGATGCCATAGATATCAAAGATTGAAAAGGAATAGAACTGAAATCCAGTTCAAACAAATTTTGGATGGAAAAATGTCACTGGGCAACCCAGTTCTAAGATGTACTAGAACAAAAAATGAAAACCTAGACCATAGAGGAACAGAATGTGAATGAGAAAATATGTAATTCTTTAACTGATTAAATGGCTATTAATTCACTGAGATATGATTTGCGATTCACTACTAGCCAGGAGAGAAAAGTCACGGTGAGTTCCTTTCAACATATATGCCCAATGCTTTAAACCAACTAAGAAGATAAACAGAAATGGTAAATGGAAGCATAATTAAAAGAGAGAGAGCTGACTGCTAGAATGAAGAATTACCAGCAAGAGGATTGACCCCTGCCTGCTTATATAAACGCGAAGTCTCAAGTTGGATTCTTTCctgaattaaaaaaatatttatagatGTAAGTTCTGTTTGCTGGACTCGATATGAAAAGGCACAACATTAATCATAATTCTACAGCAATAGCTTCACGACAATAGAAATACTCCTTTTATTGAACGAATTTTTGATCACCACACGCAatgcttttctttcttttgataagTAAAGCAATACTATAACCATACAAAATAAAAAactctaaaaaaataaataaaagcttTAATCTTACCAAATTAAGATGAAATCTAACAAACAAGTTGTAATGGTTACACTGTCAATTGCTCATACTTCACTCTTTTTCACAGTACTAAGTACCAAAGAATCTTTAATACATAGCTCAAGTTTTAGAAGGTCATACGGTTCTGAAGAGCAGTTTAGATGAAACAGAAAGTATCAATTGACAAGAATTTAACTCACCTGATTTCCAGCATATCGTTGCTGAATAGCTTTGATCTTTGGTTGGAGATTTTGCATTGCTAGTGTTGATTCAACCTTTCAAAAGACATAATATCATACATCAGCAACAATTCCATTGCAATACAGATTTAAAGATTAATGAGGAACAAAGGAGCAGGGGACTCTTGTTGAGTTCGACAAAAGATTCAATTCTCAATTTCTCATCACCATTGCACTATTTTTAATACTAGACAGACGTAACTAAGCGGCAAGACCTGAAATACCAGACCAACTCTTAAATATCAAGGTCAAGCAGCAAGTCAGCACAGGCTCACCTGTTGCTTTGTCAAAGGGAAAGTGACAGCTTTAACCAGGACAGTAAGCAATATGATTGCAAATCCATAAGAATAAGGCACATGCACAGCTGCCAGTCCATCCTTCATTACCTGAAAAAAGCAAAGTGAATGATGTGAATATAGAGTACGTGACGACATCAAATACCAGTTCGTAAGAAGACGATCTCTCTAAAACTAAAACCTAAAAACAGTCTATCTAAAACTGAAACAAAATAAGCTGCAGTACTTGTACTTCGCCATGTAGTGAAGACAACCAACCTGTTGTCCTATATAACATTTCTTCAGCTTCGTCTAATTTCCTATCTTTTTTGGGAGGAAGGGGGCAGAAGCTAAAATCTGGTTGGTTAGGGAAAAATCTGGTTATCGACTTGTGTCAACAGGAAAAATGACAAGAGCTAGTAGAGTCTTTCAATAGGtagaaaaaatccaaaattaagttTAGTTCCCTTCCAGTGTTTTCAAAGGCTAAAAGCAAAATAAGTTAAAAGAAGATTTTAACTGCAAAGGACACAGTGAAATATTCGAGTTGCGTGCAAGTTGGCCCAAACAACCCGtaataagagaaaaaaaaaagagtaataaCGATAAACACAAACAACAATTATGCGGATAAAGTAATTGATAattataattaagttaaaactagGAAAAATGATGCCAATCTAACACTAGTAAGACCTAAACTTTGAAAActatataaacatgaaatagatACATAAGGCAGCAAGTGAAATCGTTATTATGAATATGCTGGACGCATTATAGAGTCCAGAAAaggaagataaaaataaaaatcgtaACAATGATCAGAATTAGCTCGAAACTATGTTAAGTAAAACTGAAAACGGAATTTAACCTTCAAAACGACTTCCATAGCGTCAGAAATGAAAGCGAACCAACCACCGGGTTTCTGAGGAGTAGCAGCAGTGGCATCGGAGGCAACACCAGGATCAGCAGCCACAGCGGCATCAGCTAACGTATAGAGAAGTCCTTCGGCTCGGCTAATAACAGCGTTGAAATCGAAAGAAGAGTGAAGAGATTGAATCGGAGGAAGCTCATGGAAGCTGAATTTCACTCTAGCTGAAATAAGCCTTCGCCGGTGGAAGATATGGCGAGAGAACGACGGCAAAGGAGTTCCGATGAACGACGGCGATGAAATTAGGGTTTTCGCCATGGTAAAAAATGCTCCTGAGGTGAAGGAGAAAATGGAGCTCAATTCAGCTTCGCATGAAGAAAGGAAAGTTGAGGATGAGGGACAGCTATTAGAGAGTGGAGGAGGGAGAGCCAAAGAGAAAATATCCCTATcctttattttcctttttggGAATAAAAATATTGGAATTTGATTAACCGATGTTTGGCGCTTCCGTTATTTGGTTTGGTATGtcgttttcttttttaaaaatggTTTTTCAATGGTGATAGGTATTTGTATaagaatttaattaatttgaATTGGTGCGGTAGTATTTGAATTttgaaaattaaataaatttaatttttaatcataatttttctaaatatataaaatttattttaaaaaatttaaagaatttatatcTGAGTTCACAGTCAAAATAAACTTGCTTGACTTTTGAAATTAGCAGACTGCCACATAAATCGGGACGGACTGagtattataaaaaaaatattttcatgacTCAAATCAAATATTTGAATGGTATACGTTGTTGtgattaggggtgtacaaaccgaaccggaaaatcgtaccaaacc from Nicotiana tomentosiformis chromosome 11, ASM39032v3, whole genome shotgun sequence encodes:
- the LOC104099017 gene encoding inner membrane protein PPF-1, chloroplastic, whose translation is MAKTLISSPSFIGTPLPSFSRHIFHRRRLISARVKFSFHELPPIQSLHSSFDFNAVISRAEGLLYTLADAAVAADPGVASDATAATPQKPGGWFAFISDAMEVVLKVMKDGLAAVHVPYSYGFAIILLTVLVKAVTFPLTKQQVESTLAMQNLQPKIKAIQQRYAGNQERIQLETSRLYKQAGVNPLAGCFPTLATIPVWIGLYQALSNVANEGLLTEGFFWIPSLGGPTTIAARQSGSGVSWLFPFVDGHPPLGWHDTVAYLVLPVLLIISQYVSMEIMKPPQTDDPTQKNTLLVFKFLPLMIGYFSLSVPSGLTIYWFTNNVLTTAQQVWLRKLGGAKPVVSGDASGIISAGRAKRTTSQSEQAGERFRQLKEDEKKKKSTKALPTDKVEISASTSDSEDEADDETKPKDEEVLEEAYASSSSKEVPNYSGPRKSKRSKRKRAV